A region of the Paramormyrops kingsleyae isolate MSU_618 chromosome 6, PKINGS_0.4, whole genome shotgun sequence genome:
GGCCAATGAGCCTGTTGAGGTTGGTGTAAGAGGGGCGCTCAATATCGAGGTTCCTACGGCAGATGTCATAGATGGCCTCATTGTCCACCATGAAAGCACAATCAGAGTGCTCCAGGGTGGTGTGGGTGGTCAGGATGGAGTTGTAAGGCTCTACCACAGCTGTGGACACCTGGGGAGCTGGATAGATGGAGAACTCCAGCTTGGATTTCTTGCCATAGTCAACTGACAGGCGTTCCATCAGCAGAGAGGTGAAACCAGAACCGGTACCACCTCCAAAGCTGTGGAAGACCAGGAAACCCTGAAGGCCTGTGCACTGGTCAGCCTGGGAAGAAAACAGAACCAGGTCATTAAACAGAACCAGAATGTGCATTAATCAAACCTTATTATTCAGCTTGCTTTAATCAGCACATTTCACAGTTAACCGTACCAGCTTGCGGATCCTGTCCAGCACCAGGTCGATGATCTCTTTGCCAATGGTGTAGTGCCCACGGGCATAGTTGTTGGCAGCATCTTCTTTGCCAGTGATGAGCTGTTCAGGGTGGAACAGCTGGCGGTAGGTCCCAGAGCGTACCTCATCTGGCCAGGCAGAGAACAAGGAGTTAATCTATAGACAAGGAACTGGGACACAGCAGCATAATGGCTGCCCTGTAGGAGAAACTGAGAACTTACCGATAACTGTAGGCTCCAGATCTACAAACACAGCCCTGGGAACATGCTTCCCAGCTCCAGTCTCACTGAAGAAGGTGTTGAAGGAATCATCCCCTCCTCCGATGGTCTTGTCACTGGGCATCTGGCCGTCCGGCTGGATCCCATGTTCCAGGCAGTAGagctcccagcatgcattgccAATCTGCACACCGGCTTGGCCCACGTGGATGGAGATGCACTCACGCTGCATACAGAAAACAGTTTTTGAAGTGaccattaattttttttttgtatctatttttttaaatatgcatttatacTGAATTGAGTATTCTACTTTTgcaatacatttcaaaatttgAGTGGCATGTACGATTTGTTGTTCTTTGCTGTATCCCGTTGCTATATTTCTTGCACACAATATAACAATGACCTCACTTGATTTTGTGGGTGGGTCGGACAAAGAGCCCCTTCGTGGCGTGGAGACATTTCAGTAGGAACGAGACAAGCACGATAGGAATTAATGACATCTGAGATAAGCTACCACTGCCTTCAAGCGCTGGCAATTTCTTGCTTTTATAGCAAAACGAAAATTCAATTAAACAAACTAATTTTCGAACATCCCTAAAACCGAAATTGTTAAATATCAAAACGCCACGATAAGACCTTTTCTGCAGTTACGATATAATTTCTTTATGCGTATGTGATTGGATGAAAttcaacatttttaaatttatctGGCTTTCCTCTGACAGTCACTCCTTAGGCGGGGACACAAAAGGTGGGGGCAAAGCTCAGGTCCTGAAAACGAGAAGTGTCAGTCCTTCAGATCGACGTGATGCTGGATGTTAATTTATTCTGCTCACATTGCATTTGTATCAAGTTGTCTTTGTCTGAAGATTCGGCTCCACCCGCCACGTAATCACGCGATCGCTGTCGTCTCCAACCTCGACTTATTCTTCATGCAGTCACAAAAACCTCTTTCATTGAAAATAATTTTGATAAAAATGCACCATACAACCCGAATGTTCCGTAACCTCCATTCATCGTGTTGCTACAGATTCCTCCTTGCATCATATTTGTAAAGAAgcgttcacattttattttaataaatgcatGAACCTGCCGAAAATTAACGATAAATtaacagaatgttgcaggaactATCAAAGAGTAATTTCGCCAAAACGATACTgccaaaaatgtaaatgaataatTAAGACGATTGATACACGGGTATATAAGAGGCGCTCTATGTGTTCGGTAGGCTATTGGTGGCCTACATAACTGAAAAAAATTATCCTTAATATATTATCCCTTACCATTGTTGGTATTAGGTGGTCTCGTCTTGGTAGGGGATGGAGTGGGATCGAGTAAAGCTTCTGAAGCACGTCTTACAGCACGACAGCAAGGAGGTCGATGTAAGAGAACTTACTGCACACGGGCAACACACCCTTAATATATACAAGTGTTACCGTGGCGACGAAGTCTCCTGCGTGACTATTGGCCAAATCGAGGGAAACCTGCCCAGATCTGATTACTCATTGGatataatatatttgtagaATAGGAACTTCCCACTGAAGAGCTCAGGGGCGGTtccgggggggcaggggaggccAGTGCCCCCTGACAACATGCTTGGTCCACCCGTGTCCCCTTAAATACGTATGCTACTTCAGTCTGAAATGattacttaattttattttattatcattttctataatattattataatcactatcattattatttgcaTTGATATATGTGGGCTTACATTTTGTGCGCTGGGAACAGGCGAAACACAAACGT
Encoded here:
- the LOC140591865 gene encoding tubulin alpha-1A chain-like, whose amino-acid sequence is MRECISIHVGQAGVQIGNACWELYCLEHGIQPDGQMPSDKTIGGGDDSFNTFFSETGAGKHVPRAVFVDLEPTVIDEVRSGTYRQLFHPEQLITGKEDAANNYARGHYTIGKEIIDLVLDRIRKLADQCTGLQGFLVFHSFGGGTGSGFTSLLMERLSVDYGKKSKLEFSIYPAPQVSTAVVEPYNSILTTHTTLEHSDCAFMVDNEAIYDICRRNLDIERPSYTNLNRLIGQIVSSITASLRFDGALNVDLTEFQTNLVPYPRIHFPLATYAPVISAEKAYHEQLSVAEITNACFEPANQMVKCDPRHGKYMACCLLYRGDVVPKDVNAAIATIKTKRTIQFVDWCPTGFKVGINYQPPTVVPGGDLAKVQRAVCMLSNTTAIAEAWARLDHKFDLMYAKRAFVHWYVGEGMEEGEFSEAREDMAALEKDYEEVGVDSVEGEGEEEGEEY